Proteins encoded within one genomic window of Humulus lupulus chromosome 1, drHumLupu1.1, whole genome shotgun sequence:
- the LOC133790003 gene encoding probable glutamyl endopeptidase, chloroplastic isoform X2 → MMRLHKLYHRLSLLPSISPLSLLSISSKPSHFFSSSLPLSRRRPRRSLRTVATMASSSRLRNLVPLNAIVAEDATTGGASNGSASSSSAANALADEEDDSTAEVGYRLPPPEIRDIVDAPPLPALSFSPHRDKILFLKRRALPPLAELARPEEKLAGIRIDGKCNTRSRMSFYTGIGIHQLMPDGTLGPEKEIHGFPDGAKINFVTWSPDGRHLSFSIRVDEEENSTSKLKVWVADVETGKARPLIQNPDIYLNAVFDNFVWLDNSTLLVSTIPLSRGDPPKKPIVPFGPKIQSNEQKNVIQVRTFQDLLKDEYDADLFDYYATSQLVLASLDGTVKEFGPPAVYTSMDPSPDQKYTLISSIHRPYSFIVPCGRFPKKVDLWTADGRFVRELCDLPLAEDIPITTSSVRKGMRSLNWRADKPSTLYWVETQDGGDAKVEASPRDIIYTQPAKPLNSEEPEILHKLDLRYGGISWCDDSLALVYESWYKTRKIRTWVISPGSKDVSPRILFDRSSEDVYSDPGSPMLRRTPAGTYVIAKIKKENDDGTYVLLNGSGATPEGNIPFLDLFEISTGNKERIWKSDKEKYFETVVALMSDEREGDLLVDQLKILTSKESKTENTQYYIMSWPEMKACQITNFPHPYPQLETLQKEMVRYQRKDGVQLTATLYLPPGYDPSTEGPLPCLIWSYPGEFKSKDAAGQVRGSPNEFAGIGPTSALLWLARRFAILSGPTIPIIGEGEEEANDRYVEQLVASAEAAVEEVIRRGVAHPNKIAVGGHSYGAFMTANLLAHAPHLFCCGIARSGAYNRTLTPFGFQNEDRTLWEATNTYVEMSPFMSANKIKKPILLIHGEEDNNPGTLTMQSDRFFNALKGHGALCRLVILPFESHGYASRESIMHVLWETDRWFQRYCVSNAIDVNADVDGSKENVGLGADSETKAVAASGGGGSEESNFEDEGFPSRKRSLL, encoded by the exons ATGATGCGTCTTCACAAGCTCTATCATCGTCTCTCTCTCCTCCCCTCCATCTCTCCCCTCTCACTCCTCTCCATCTCTTCGAaacccagccatttcttctccTCCTCTTTACCCCTCTCCCGCCGTCGACCTCGCCGCTCCCTCAGAACCGTCGCCACCATGGCCTCCTCCTCCAGACTGCGTAATCTCGTTCCTCTTAACGCGATTGTCGCTGAGGATGCTACCACCGGTGGAGCTTCCAATGGttctgcttcttcttcttctgcagCAAACGCTCTAGCTGATGAAGAAG ATGATTCCACGGCAGAAGTTGGATATCGTCTTCCTCCACCGGAGATTAGAGATATTGTTGATGCTCCACCTCTTCCTGCATTGTCATTCTCGCCTCACAGAGATAAAATACTATTTCTTAAGCGGAGAGCTTTACCTCCTTTGGCAGAACTAGCAAGACCAGAAGAAAAGTTGGCTGGAATTCGTATTGATGGGAAATGTAATACCAGAAGTCGTATGTCATTCTACACAGGAATTGGGATCCATCAGTTAATGCCAGATGGTACATTAGGGCCAGAGAAAGAGATTCATGGGTTTCCTGATGGTGCTAAGATCAATTTTGTTACTTGGTCTCCTGATGGTCGACATTTATCCTTCAGTATTCgagttgatgaggaagaaaacagTACTAGCAAGCTCAAGGTATGGGTTGCTGATGTAGAAACAGGGAAAGCTAGGCCATTGATTCAGAATCCAGATATCTATTTGAATGCAGTTTTTGACAATTTTGTTTGGTTGGACAACTCAACTCTGTTAGTTTCCACCATACCCCTATCCAGGGGAGACCCTCCAAAGAAACCTATTGTTCCTTTTGGCCCAAAGATACAATCTAATGAGCAAAAGAATGTTATTCAAGTAAGGACCTTCCAGGATTTGCTTAAGGATGAGTATGATGCAGATTTGTTTGACTACTATGCCACAAGTCAACTGGTTTTGGCTTCCTTGGATGGGACAGTGAAGGAATTTGGTCCCCCAGCTGTATATACTTCAATGGATCCTTCTCCAGATCAAAAGTACACCTTGATTTCTTCAATTCACCGGCCATACTCTTTTATTGTACCATGTGGAAGATTTCCCAAAAAGGTGGATCTCTGGACAGCTGATGGAAGGTTTGTTAGAGAGCTTTGTGATCTACCTCTTGCAGAGGATATCCCAATTACAACCAGTAGTGTGCGGAAAGGGATGCGCTCCCTAAATTGGAGAGCAGATAAACCATCTACTCTTTACTG GGTTGAGACTCAAGATGGAGGAGATGCTAAAGTTGAAGCTTCTCCACGTGATATTATCTATACACAACCTGCCAAACCACTTAACAGCGAAGAGCCAGAAATCCTGCACAAGCTAGATCTTCGTTACGG GGGGATCTCTTGGTGTGATGATTCACTTGCGCTAGTTTATGAATCGTGGTACAAAACACGGAAAATCAGAACCTGGGTAATTTCTCCTGGATCAAAAGATGTCAGCCCTCGTATCCTATTTGATAGGTCATCAGAAGATGTTTACTCTGATCCTGGCTCACCCATGCTGAGGAGAACTCCTGCAGGGACTTATGTGATTGCTaagataaagaaagaaaatgatGATGGCACTTATGTTTTACTTAATGGAAGTGGTGCTACACCAGAAGGAAACATCCCATTCCTAGATTTATTTGAGAT AAGCACAGGTAACAAAGAACGTATATGGAAGAGTGACAAAGAAAAGTATTTTGAGACGGTTGTTGCGCTAATGTCTGATGAGAGAGAAGGAGATCTGCTCGTTGATCAGCTGAAAATATTGACCTCTAAGGAGTCAAAGACTGAAAACACTCAATATTATATCATGAGCTGGCCAGAAATGAAAGCATGTCAAATTACAAATTTCCCTCATCCCTATCCACAGTTAGAAACATTGCAGAAAGAGATGGTCAGATACCAGAGAAAGGATGGCGTTCAACTTACTGCAACATTATATCTTCCACCTGGCTATGATCCATCAACAGAGGGGCCTCTTCCATGCTTGATCTGGTCTTATCCCGGGGAGTTTAAAAGCAAAGATGCTGCTGGCCAAGTCCGTGGCTCTCCTAATGAATTTGCTGGCATAGGTCCTACATCAGCCCTCCTTTGGCTGGCCAGAAG GTTTGCTATTCTATCTGGACCAACTATTCCAATTATTGGTGAGGGTGAAGAGGAAGCGAATGATAG ATATGTGGAGCAATTAGTTGCTAGTGCAGAAGCTGCTGTGGAGGAAGTTATCCGTCGTGGA GTGGCGCATCCCAACAAAATTGCTGTAGGAGGACATTCCTATGGTGCATTCATGACTGCAAACCTGTTGGCACATGCCCCTCATCTTTTCTGTTGTGGAATTGCTCGCTCTGGTGCCTATAACAGAACACTTACTCCTTTCGGTTTCCAG AACGAGGACAGAACTCTTTGGGAGGCTACTAATACTTATGTAGAGATGAGTCCTTTCATGTCAGCTAACAAAATTAAGAAGCCCATTTTGCTAATCCACGGAGAAGAAGACAATAATCCAGGAACTTTAACCATGCAG TCAGATCGGTTTTTTAATGCTTTGAAAGGTCACGGTGCTCTTTGCCGCCTAGTAATTCTTCCCTTTGAGAGCCATGGTTATGCTTCGCGAGAAAGCATCATGCATGTACTCTGGGAAACTGATAGATGGTTTCAGAGATATTGCGTGTCAAATGCTATTGATGTAAATGCAGATGTAGATGGGAGTAAAGAAAACGTGGGTCTTGGAGCGGATTCTGAAACCAAAGCAGTCGCTGCTAGTGGAGGTGGAGGTTCAGAAGAgtcaaattttgaggatgaaggGTTCCCCTCGAGGAAAAGGTCATTATTATG A
- the LOC133790003 gene encoding probable glutamyl endopeptidase, chloroplastic isoform X1, with protein sequence MMRLHKLYHRLSLLPSISPLSLLSISSKPSHFFSSSLPLSRRRPRRSLRTVATMASSSRLRNLVPLNAIVAEDATTGGASNGSASSSSAANALADEEDDSTAEVGYRLPPPEIRDIVDAPPLPALSFSPHRDKILFLKRRALPPLAELARPEEKLAGIRIDGKCNTRSRMSFYTGIGIHQLMPDGTLGPEKEIHGFPDGAKINFVTWSPDGRHLSFSIRVDEEENSTSKLKVWVADVETGKARPLIQNPDIYLNAVFDNFVWLDNSTLLVSTIPLSRGDPPKKPIVPFGPKIQSNEQKNVIQVRTFQDLLKDEYDADLFDYYATSQLVLASLDGTVKEFGPPAVYTSMDPSPDQKYTLISSIHRPYSFIVPCGRFPKKVDLWTADGRFVRELCDLPLAEDIPITTSSVRKGMRSLNWRADKPSTLYWVETQDGGDAKVEASPRDIIYTQPAKPLNSEEPEILHKLDLRYGGISWCDDSLALVYESWYKTRKIRTWVISPGSKDVSPRILFDRSSEDVYSDPGSPMLRRTPAGTYVIAKIKKENDDGTYVLLNGSGATPEGNIPFLDLFEISTGNKERIWKSDKEKYFETVVALMSDEREGDLLVDQLKILTSKESKTENTQYYIMSWPEMKACQITNFPHPYPQLETLQKEMVRYQRKDGVQLTATLYLPPGYDPSTEGPLPCLIWSYPGEFKSKDAAGQVRGSPNEFAGIGPTSALLWLARRFAILSGPTIPIIGEGEEEANDRYVEQLVASAEAAVEEVIRRGVAHPNKIAVGGHSYGAFMTANLLAHAPHLFCCGIARSGAYNRTLTPFGFQNEDRTLWEATNTYVEMSPFMSANKIKKPILLIHGEEDNNPGTLTMQSDRFFNALKGHGALCRLVILPFESHGYASRESIMHVLWETDRWFQRYCVSNAIDVNADVDGSKENVGLGADSETKAVAASGGGGSEESNFEDEGFPSRKRSLLW encoded by the exons ATGATGCGTCTTCACAAGCTCTATCATCGTCTCTCTCTCCTCCCCTCCATCTCTCCCCTCTCACTCCTCTCCATCTCTTCGAaacccagccatttcttctccTCCTCTTTACCCCTCTCCCGCCGTCGACCTCGCCGCTCCCTCAGAACCGTCGCCACCATGGCCTCCTCCTCCAGACTGCGTAATCTCGTTCCTCTTAACGCGATTGTCGCTGAGGATGCTACCACCGGTGGAGCTTCCAATGGttctgcttcttcttcttctgcagCAAACGCTCTAGCTGATGAAGAAG ATGATTCCACGGCAGAAGTTGGATATCGTCTTCCTCCACCGGAGATTAGAGATATTGTTGATGCTCCACCTCTTCCTGCATTGTCATTCTCGCCTCACAGAGATAAAATACTATTTCTTAAGCGGAGAGCTTTACCTCCTTTGGCAGAACTAGCAAGACCAGAAGAAAAGTTGGCTGGAATTCGTATTGATGGGAAATGTAATACCAGAAGTCGTATGTCATTCTACACAGGAATTGGGATCCATCAGTTAATGCCAGATGGTACATTAGGGCCAGAGAAAGAGATTCATGGGTTTCCTGATGGTGCTAAGATCAATTTTGTTACTTGGTCTCCTGATGGTCGACATTTATCCTTCAGTATTCgagttgatgaggaagaaaacagTACTAGCAAGCTCAAGGTATGGGTTGCTGATGTAGAAACAGGGAAAGCTAGGCCATTGATTCAGAATCCAGATATCTATTTGAATGCAGTTTTTGACAATTTTGTTTGGTTGGACAACTCAACTCTGTTAGTTTCCACCATACCCCTATCCAGGGGAGACCCTCCAAAGAAACCTATTGTTCCTTTTGGCCCAAAGATACAATCTAATGAGCAAAAGAATGTTATTCAAGTAAGGACCTTCCAGGATTTGCTTAAGGATGAGTATGATGCAGATTTGTTTGACTACTATGCCACAAGTCAACTGGTTTTGGCTTCCTTGGATGGGACAGTGAAGGAATTTGGTCCCCCAGCTGTATATACTTCAATGGATCCTTCTCCAGATCAAAAGTACACCTTGATTTCTTCAATTCACCGGCCATACTCTTTTATTGTACCATGTGGAAGATTTCCCAAAAAGGTGGATCTCTGGACAGCTGATGGAAGGTTTGTTAGAGAGCTTTGTGATCTACCTCTTGCAGAGGATATCCCAATTACAACCAGTAGTGTGCGGAAAGGGATGCGCTCCCTAAATTGGAGAGCAGATAAACCATCTACTCTTTACTG GGTTGAGACTCAAGATGGAGGAGATGCTAAAGTTGAAGCTTCTCCACGTGATATTATCTATACACAACCTGCCAAACCACTTAACAGCGAAGAGCCAGAAATCCTGCACAAGCTAGATCTTCGTTACGG GGGGATCTCTTGGTGTGATGATTCACTTGCGCTAGTTTATGAATCGTGGTACAAAACACGGAAAATCAGAACCTGGGTAATTTCTCCTGGATCAAAAGATGTCAGCCCTCGTATCCTATTTGATAGGTCATCAGAAGATGTTTACTCTGATCCTGGCTCACCCATGCTGAGGAGAACTCCTGCAGGGACTTATGTGATTGCTaagataaagaaagaaaatgatGATGGCACTTATGTTTTACTTAATGGAAGTGGTGCTACACCAGAAGGAAACATCCCATTCCTAGATTTATTTGAGAT AAGCACAGGTAACAAAGAACGTATATGGAAGAGTGACAAAGAAAAGTATTTTGAGACGGTTGTTGCGCTAATGTCTGATGAGAGAGAAGGAGATCTGCTCGTTGATCAGCTGAAAATATTGACCTCTAAGGAGTCAAAGACTGAAAACACTCAATATTATATCATGAGCTGGCCAGAAATGAAAGCATGTCAAATTACAAATTTCCCTCATCCCTATCCACAGTTAGAAACATTGCAGAAAGAGATGGTCAGATACCAGAGAAAGGATGGCGTTCAACTTACTGCAACATTATATCTTCCACCTGGCTATGATCCATCAACAGAGGGGCCTCTTCCATGCTTGATCTGGTCTTATCCCGGGGAGTTTAAAAGCAAAGATGCTGCTGGCCAAGTCCGTGGCTCTCCTAATGAATTTGCTGGCATAGGTCCTACATCAGCCCTCCTTTGGCTGGCCAGAAG GTTTGCTATTCTATCTGGACCAACTATTCCAATTATTGGTGAGGGTGAAGAGGAAGCGAATGATAG ATATGTGGAGCAATTAGTTGCTAGTGCAGAAGCTGCTGTGGAGGAAGTTATCCGTCGTGGA GTGGCGCATCCCAACAAAATTGCTGTAGGAGGACATTCCTATGGTGCATTCATGACTGCAAACCTGTTGGCACATGCCCCTCATCTTTTCTGTTGTGGAATTGCTCGCTCTGGTGCCTATAACAGAACACTTACTCCTTTCGGTTTCCAG AACGAGGACAGAACTCTTTGGGAGGCTACTAATACTTATGTAGAGATGAGTCCTTTCATGTCAGCTAACAAAATTAAGAAGCCCATTTTGCTAATCCACGGAGAAGAAGACAATAATCCAGGAACTTTAACCATGCAG TCAGATCGGTTTTTTAATGCTTTGAAAGGTCACGGTGCTCTTTGCCGCCTAGTAATTCTTCCCTTTGAGAGCCATGGTTATGCTTCGCGAGAAAGCATCATGCATGTACTCTGGGAAACTGATAGATGGTTTCAGAGATATTGCGTGTCAAATGCTATTGATGTAAATGCAGATGTAGATGGGAGTAAAGAAAACGTGGGTCTTGGAGCGGATTCTGAAACCAAAGCAGTCGCTGCTAGTGGAGGTGGAGGTTCAGAAGAgtcaaattttgaggatgaaggGTTCCCCTCGAGGAAAAGGTCATTATTATGGTAA
- the LOC133790021 gene encoding cytochrome c oxidase subunit 5C-2, whose translation MAGHKVAHAVLKGPSVVKELCIGSVLALAAGSLWKMHHWNEQRKVRTFYDLLEKGEIGVVVQEE comes from the coding sequence ATGGCTGGACACAAGGTTGCTCATGCCGTCCTGAAAGGACCGAGTGTTGTCAAGGAGTTATGCATTGGATCAGTTCTTGCTTTGGCTGCAGGGAGCCTCTGGAAAATGCATCACTGGAATGAGCAGAGAAAAGTGAGGACTTTTTATGACTTGCTTGAGAAGGGTGAGATCGGTGTTGTGGTGCAGGAAGAGTAA